A stretch of Lysobacter sp. K5869 DNA encodes these proteins:
- a CDS encoding oligopeptide:H+ symporter encodes MSGAAIPTQGQAPIPEFPQRMGHPKPLWMLFMTEFWERFAFYGIRWALVLYIVAQFYSGDSAGEAPANRVYGAYLALVYAAAIFGGYVADRILGYQRSILLGAAIMATGLFLIAIPNEQIFKLGLATIVVGNGLFKPNISTMVGKLYAVGDERRDSGFTIFYMGINCGGFISPILTGILAEQVFGTSVMPAYKMVFLASGVGMLISLFWFWFGRRQLEGIGRPPADSAGKQKVLYVFLAALVAIPAVYFLLALGAATLQWILLAMFLGLCGLLLAEGFREGSKQRDMVIAMLIIFTFNILFWMFFEQAGSSFTFLADKIVDRQFSGGFVFPNAWFQSVNSLAIIALAPIIAWIWIAMRKANPSIPRKFGLGLIFNGLAFLLLVVVLTPLVVPAAGLESLPSWLKWAPSVSPDSAFPAAAGKIPFWSLFMVYVIQSIGELCLSPIGLSMVTKLAPVRLVGFGMGGWFLSTGIGNNLSGIFAGVVSGEKGMDTSTALTGYGFGFLVLVGAGLLLFLIAPLVQKLMHGVK; translated from the coding sequence ATGAGCGGAGCCGCGATACCGACCCAGGGCCAGGCGCCCATTCCCGAATTCCCGCAGCGCATGGGTCATCCCAAGCCGCTGTGGATGCTGTTCATGACCGAATTCTGGGAGCGCTTCGCCTTCTACGGCATTCGCTGGGCGCTCGTGCTGTACATCGTCGCGCAGTTCTACAGCGGCGACTCGGCCGGCGAAGCGCCGGCCAACCGCGTCTACGGCGCTTACCTCGCGCTGGTCTACGCCGCGGCGATCTTCGGCGGCTACGTCGCCGACCGGATCTTGGGGTATCAACGCTCGATCCTGCTCGGCGCGGCGATCATGGCCACCGGCCTGTTCCTGATCGCGATTCCCAACGAACAGATCTTCAAGCTCGGCCTGGCCACCATCGTGGTCGGCAACGGTCTGTTCAAGCCCAACATCTCGACCATGGTCGGCAAGCTCTACGCGGTCGGCGACGAACGCCGCGACTCGGGCTTCACCATCTTCTATATGGGCATCAACTGCGGCGGCTTCATCTCGCCGATCCTGACCGGCATCCTCGCCGAACAGGTGTTCGGCACCTCGGTGATGCCGGCCTACAAGATGGTGTTCCTGGCCTCCGGCGTGGGCATGCTGATCAGCCTGTTCTGGTTCTGGTTCGGCCGCCGCCAGCTCGAAGGCATCGGCCGTCCGCCGGCCGACAGCGCCGGCAAGCAGAAGGTGCTGTACGTGTTCCTCGCCGCGCTGGTCGCGATTCCGGCGGTGTACTTCCTGCTCGCGCTGGGCGCGGCGACCCTGCAGTGGATCCTGCTGGCGATGTTCCTGGGCCTGTGCGGCCTGCTGCTGGCGGAAGGCTTCCGCGAAGGCTCCAAGCAGCGCGACATGGTGATCGCGATGCTGATCATCTTCACCTTCAACATCCTGTTCTGGATGTTCTTCGAGCAGGCGGGCAGCTCCTTCACCTTCCTCGCCGACAAGATCGTCGACCGTCAGTTCAGCGGCGGCTTCGTGTTCCCGAACGCGTGGTTCCAGTCGGTCAACTCGCTGGCGATCATCGCCCTGGCGCCGATCATCGCCTGGATCTGGATCGCGATGCGCAAGGCCAACCCGTCGATCCCGCGCAAGTTCGGCCTGGGCCTGATCTTCAACGGCCTGGCGTTCCTGCTGCTGGTGGTGGTGCTGACCCCGCTGGTGGTCCCGGCCGCCGGCCTGGAGAGCCTGCCGTCGTGGCTGAAGTGGGCGCCGTCGGTGTCGCCGGATTCGGCGTTCCCGGCCGCCGCGGGCAAGATTCCGTTCTGGTCCTTGTTCATGGTCTACGTCATCCAGTCCATCGGCGAGCTGTGCCTGTCGCCGATCGGCCTGTCGATGGTGACCAAGCTGGCGCCGGTGCGTCTGGTCGGCTTCGGCATGGGCGGCTGGTTCCTGTCGACCGGCATCGGCAACAACCTGTCGGGCATCTTCGCCGGCGTGGTCAGCGGCGAGAAGGGCATGGACACCTCGACCGCGCTGACCGGCTACGGCTTCGGCTTCCTGGTCCTGGTCGGCGCCGGCCTGCTGTTGTTCCTGATCGCGCCGCTGGTGCAGAAGCTGATGCACGGGGTGAAGTGA
- a CDS encoding MarR family winged helix-turn-helix transcriptional regulator: protein MNRPISHSGAPAPSDPAAADPQAGRPAAPAGRAAARAGGRHAELDLDHFLPYRLSVLSNRVSGAIARVYSERYALSVTEWRVMAVLGRFPGLSANEVAQRTAMDKVAVSRAVARLTEAGRLERDTHDDDRRRSVLRLSPDGYKIYDEVAPMALAFEQRLLAGIETAEREALFRLLDRLDELEIQAEAEMAAQAR, encoded by the coding sequence ATGAATCGACCGATCTCTCATTCCGGGGCGCCCGCCCCGTCCGACCCGGCCGCGGCTGACCCGCAGGCCGGACGCCCCGCCGCCCCGGCCGGGCGCGCCGCCGCGCGCGCCGGCGGCCGCCACGCCGAGCTCGACCTCGACCACTTCCTGCCCTACCGGCTGTCGGTGCTGTCGAACCGGGTCAGCGGCGCGATCGCCCGGGTCTATTCCGAGCGCTACGCCCTGAGCGTGACCGAGTGGCGGGTCATGGCCGTGCTGGGGCGCTTCCCCGGGCTGTCGGCCAACGAGGTGGCCCAGCGCACGGCGATGGACAAGGTCGCGGTGAGCCGCGCGGTCGCGCGCCTGACCGAGGCCGGGCGCCTGGAGCGCGACACCCACGACGACGACCGCCGCCGTTCGGTGCTGCGGCTGTCGCCGGACGGCTACAAGATCTACGACGAGGTCGCGCCGATGGCGCTGGCGTTCGAGCAGCGGCTGCTGGCGGGGATCGAAACCGCCGAACGCGAGGCGCTGTTCCGCTTGCTGGATCGGCTGGACGAGCTGGAGATCCAGGCCGAGGCGGAAATGGCGGCGCAGGCGCGCTGA
- the hppD gene encoding 4-hydroxyphenylpyruvate dioxygenase translates to MNAQPNLGMQVTTFENPLGIDGFEFVEFAAPKGQGALLHDYFRKLGFAAVLKHKSRPITVYRQGGVNFLVNETPDSFASAFAEAHGPCASGFAIRFDKPAGEVLKAVLANGGEAVSERADTRVIDAPVVKGIGDCMLYLVDQYGDKGNAYADYEPIAGAEQNPAGFGLTFIDHLTHNLYFGNMQKWSDYYERLFNFREIKYFDIKGAKTGLVSKAMTAPDGIVRIPLNESNDPKSQINEYLDAYKGEGIQHIACFTDDIYQTVEAMRAQGVEFLDTPDTYFEVIDQRVPNHGEDVARLAKNKILIDADRETHQRKLLQIFTQNAIGPIFFEIIQRKGNEGFGEGNFQALFESIERDQMRRGVL, encoded by the coding sequence ATGAATGCACAGCCCAACCTCGGCATGCAGGTCACCACCTTCGAAAATCCGCTCGGCATCGACGGCTTCGAGTTCGTCGAATTCGCCGCGCCCAAGGGCCAGGGCGCCCTGCTGCACGACTATTTCCGCAAGCTCGGCTTCGCCGCCGTGCTCAAGCACAAGTCGCGCCCGATCACCGTCTACCGCCAGGGCGGGGTGAACTTCCTGGTCAACGAGACGCCCGACAGCTTCGCCTCCGCCTTCGCCGAAGCCCACGGCCCCTGCGCCAGCGGCTTCGCGATCCGCTTCGACAAGCCGGCCGGCGAGGTGCTCAAGGCCGTGCTCGCCAACGGCGGCGAAGCGGTGAGCGAACGCGCCGACACCCGCGTGATCGACGCCCCGGTGGTCAAGGGCATCGGCGACTGCATGCTGTACCTGGTCGACCAGTACGGCGACAAGGGCAACGCCTACGCCGACTACGAACCCATCGCCGGCGCCGAGCAGAACCCGGCCGGGTTCGGCCTGACCTTCATCGACCACCTGACCCACAACCTGTACTTCGGCAACATGCAGAAGTGGTCGGACTATTACGAGCGTCTGTTCAACTTCCGCGAGATCAAGTACTTCGACATCAAGGGCGCCAAGACCGGCCTGGTGTCCAAGGCCATGACCGCGCCGGACGGCATCGTGCGCATCCCGCTCAACGAGTCCAACGACCCCAAGAGCCAGATCAACGAATACCTGGACGCGTACAAGGGCGAGGGCATCCAGCACATCGCCTGCTTCACCGACGACATCTACCAGACGGTCGAGGCGATGCGCGCGCAAGGCGTGGAGTTCCTCGACACGCCGGACACCTACTTCGAAGTGATCGACCAGCGCGTTCCCAACCACGGGGAAGACGTCGCCCGGTTGGCCAAGAACAAGATCCTGATCGACGCCGACCGCGAAACCCACCAGCGCAAGCTGCTGCAGATCTTCACCCAGAACGCGATCGGCCCGATCTTCTTCGAGATCATCCAGCGCAAGGGCAACGAAGGCTTCGGCGAAGGCAACTTCCAGGCCCTGTTCGAAAGCATCGAGCGCGACCAGATGCGGCGCGGCGTGCTGTAA
- the hmgA gene encoding homogentisate 1,2-dioxygenase, with amino-acid sequence MSGFGNEFATEAVAGALPEGQNSPQRAPFGLYAEQLSGTAFTAPRKENRRSWLYRIRPAAMHGAFSAYAQPRFHNDFGDGPVSPDQLRWDPLPLPEGGDVDFLDGLYTMAGNGSAAGQHGCGIHLYAANRSMRGRFFYNADGETLIVPQQGRLLIGTELGALEVDPMEVAVIPRGIRFRVELLDGASRGYVCENFGALLRLPDLGPIGANGLANPRDFSTPHASYEDVDGEFELVAKFQGHLWRADIGHSPLDVVAWHGNFAPYKYDLRRFNTIGSISFDHPDPSIFTVLTSPSDTPGTANIDFVIFPPRWLVAQHTFRPPWFHRNVASEFMGLVHGVYDAKAGGFAPGGASLHNCMTGHGPDAETFEKASHADLSKPHVITDTMAFMFETRAVIRPAAQAFDAAHRQRDYQACWAGLRKHFDPSKRDQ; translated from the coding sequence ATGAGCGGTTTCGGCAACGAATTCGCCACCGAGGCCGTCGCCGGCGCGCTGCCGGAAGGACAGAACTCGCCGCAGCGCGCGCCGTTCGGGCTCTACGCCGAACAGCTCAGCGGCACCGCCTTCACCGCGCCTCGCAAGGAAAACCGCCGCAGCTGGCTGTACCGGATCCGTCCGGCGGCGATGCACGGCGCGTTCTCGGCGTACGCGCAACCGCGCTTCCACAACGATTTCGGCGACGGCCCGGTGTCGCCGGATCAGCTGCGCTGGGATCCGCTGCCGCTGCCCGAAGGCGGCGACGTCGATTTCCTCGACGGCCTCTACACCATGGCCGGCAACGGCTCGGCCGCCGGCCAGCACGGCTGCGGCATCCATCTGTACGCCGCCAACCGGTCCATGCGCGGCCGCTTCTTCTACAACGCCGACGGCGAAACCCTGATCGTGCCGCAGCAGGGCCGCTTGCTGATCGGCACCGAACTGGGCGCGCTGGAAGTCGATCCGATGGAAGTCGCGGTGATTCCGCGCGGCATCCGCTTCCGGGTCGAACTGCTCGACGGCGCCTCGCGCGGCTACGTGTGCGAGAACTTCGGCGCGCTGCTGCGCCTGCCCGACCTCGGCCCGATCGGCGCGAACGGCTTGGCGAATCCGCGCGATTTCTCGACCCCGCACGCGTCCTACGAGGACGTGGACGGCGAGTTCGAACTGGTCGCCAAGTTCCAAGGCCACCTGTGGCGCGCCGACATCGGCCACTCGCCGCTGGACGTGGTCGCGTGGCACGGCAACTTCGCGCCGTACAAGTACGACCTGCGCCGCTTCAACACCATCGGTTCGATCAGCTTCGATCATCCCGACCCGTCGATCTTCACCGTGCTGACCTCGCCCAGCGACACGCCCGGCACGGCCAACATCGACTTCGTGATCTTCCCGCCGCGCTGGCTGGTGGCGCAGCACACCTTCCGCCCGCCGTGGTTCCACCGCAACGTCGCCAGCGAGTTCATGGGGCTGGTGCACGGCGTGTACGACGCCAAGGCCGGCGGCTTCGCCCCGGGCGGCGCCTCGCTGCACAACTGCATGACCGGCCACGGCCCGGACGCGGAAACCTTCGAAAAGGCCTCGCACGCCGACCTGAGCAAGCCGCATGTCATCACCGACACGATGGCTTTCATGTTCGAGACGCGCGCGGTGATCCGTCCGGCGGCGCAGGCCTTCGATGCGGCGCATCGGCAGCGCGATTACCAAGCCTGCTGGGCGGGGTTGCGGAAGCACTTCGATCCGTCGAAGCGCGATCAGTAA
- a CDS encoding lectin, translated as MIFAPNSLPARLGLLAAALLALAACQRESAPAPQESSSAAPAVNPAPIDDQPAESVPPATAPVSSPPPAAAAGLARFDGYGDMRFGMTAEQAKQAWGGELKGKPDEPGGCYYLQPIWGNNPREFGFMVEDGKFVRLDVGNDKEIAPGGGKKGMSADEIGKLYAGRVETQPHKYEPGAKVLRVNDASGGVLVFETAGDGKVARWRVGVPPQVDYVEGCS; from the coding sequence ATGATTTTCGCGCCGAACTCCCTGCCCGCCCGCCTGGGCCTGCTCGCCGCCGCGCTGCTCGCGCTGGCCGCGTGCCAGCGCGAATCCGCGCCGGCGCCGCAGGAGTCCTCGTCCGCCGCGCCGGCGGTCAATCCCGCGCCGATCGACGACCAACCTGCCGAAAGCGTGCCGCCGGCCACCGCGCCGGTGTCCTCGCCGCCGCCGGCCGCGGCCGCCGGTCTGGCCCGCTTCGACGGTTACGGCGACATGCGTTTCGGCATGACCGCCGAACAGGCCAAGCAAGCCTGGGGCGGCGAACTCAAGGGCAAGCCCGACGAACCGGGCGGCTGTTATTACCTGCAACCGATCTGGGGCAACAATCCGCGCGAGTTCGGCTTCATGGTCGAAGACGGAAAGTTCGTGCGCCTGGATGTCGGCAACGATAAGGAAATCGCGCCCGGCGGCGGCAAGAAAGGCATGAGCGCCGACGAGATCGGCAAGCTCTACGCCGGCCGCGTCGAGACCCAGCCGCACAAGTACGAGCCGGGCGCCAAAGTGCTGCGCGTCAACGACGCGAGCGGCGGCGTGCTGGTGTTCGAGACCGCGGGCGACGGCAAGGTCGCGCGCTGGCGCGTCGGGGTGCCGCCGCAGGTCGATTATGTCGAGGGCTGCTCCTGA
- a CDS encoding sodium:calcium antiporter, whose amino-acid sequence MLEAVGLFVLGLFLLALGGDSVVKGASGLAQRLGISPFAAGLVLVAFATSLPELAVNLQAVVRGQQALALGNAVGSNVVNFGLTLGVAALAAPLTVRWRALAPLLLVLLVGTLGVIGLGLDGALSRGEGVAMLAVFVAVVVFATARTRHEKPEVQDAIAAFAQTQTHLGLNLVRILIAAVLLHLGAYLIVGGHGLWSLHAPLPAAAGGFGSPNAAILGAALGLSPLLTGLLPVAIGTALPEAAAAVAAARRGQGEIVVGHVIGSSLFNLLFVLGGMAALRTVPLPASFVRFELPAAAVFALMLYPMLRGDLRISRREGAVLVVALLAWIGFELATLG is encoded by the coding sequence ATGTTGGAAGCCGTCGGCTTGTTCGTGCTGGGCCTGTTCCTGTTGGCCCTGGGCGGCGACTCGGTCGTCAAGGGCGCTTCCGGCCTGGCCCAGCGGCTGGGCATCTCGCCGTTCGCCGCGGGCTTGGTGCTGGTGGCCTTCGCCACCTCCTTGCCCGAGCTGGCGGTGAACCTGCAAGCGGTGGTGCGCGGCCAGCAGGCGCTGGCGCTGGGCAACGCGGTCGGCAGCAACGTGGTCAATTTCGGCCTCACCCTGGGCGTGGCCGCGCTGGCCGCGCCGCTGACGGTGCGCTGGCGCGCGCTCGCGCCGTTGCTGCTGGTGTTGCTGGTGGGAACGCTGGGCGTGATCGGCCTGGGCCTGGACGGCGCGCTGAGCCGCGGCGAAGGCGTGGCGATGCTGGCCGTGTTCGTCGCCGTGGTCGTGTTCGCCACCGCGCGCACCCGCCACGAAAAACCCGAGGTGCAGGACGCCATCGCCGCGTTCGCGCAGACCCAGACTCACCTCGGCCTCAACCTCGTGCGCATTCTGATCGCCGCGGTGCTGCTGCACCTCGGCGCGTACCTGATCGTCGGCGGCCACGGCCTGTGGAGCCTGCACGCGCCGCTGCCGGCCGCGGCCGGCGGCTTCGGCTCGCCCAACGCGGCGATCCTCGGCGCCGCGCTGGGCCTGTCGCCGCTGCTGACCGGCCTGCTGCCGGTGGCGATCGGCACCGCTTTGCCGGAAGCCGCCGCCGCCGTCGCCGCGGCGCGGCGCGGGCAGGGCGAGATCGTGGTCGGCCACGTGATCGGTTCGAGCCTGTTCAATCTGCTGTTCGTGCTCGGCGGCATGGCCGCGCTGCGCACCGTGCCGCTGCCGGCCTCGTTCGTGCGCTTCGAGCTGCCGGCCGCGGCGGTGTTCGCGCTGATGCTCTATCCGATGCTGCGCGGCGACCTGCGCATCAGCCGGCGCGAAGGCGCGGTGCTGGTGGTGGCCTTGCTGGCATGGATCGGTTTCGAGCTGGCGACGCTGGGCTGA
- the nhaA gene encoding Na+/H+ antiporter NhaA, with protein sequence MSEITTTPRMPRRALRALSEFFRLEAAGGIVLIAAAVLALIAANSPLHAAYEAFREIPVQVRVGALDISKPLLLWINDGLMAIFFLVVALEIKREALSGQLAERSQLVLPMVCAIAGVVVPALLFFAFNRDDPAAMRGWAVPTATDIAFALGVLALLGSRVPAAMKLLLSTIAVVDDLIAILIIAFFYSHGLSVTALIWAAVALAAMWLLNRRGVKSLGPYLALGVVLWVCVLKSGVHATLAGVATGLLIPHVDKRNNIDDETEHSPLETLEHALHPWVAYAILPLFAFVNAGLSLGGIEMKDMLAALPMGVVIGLVVGKPIGIVGAALLMRALGWARFPAGMDLRAMIGLGLMCGIGFTMSLFIASLAYQDPLLYEEAVLGILGASLLSAVIGYFWLRAVLPARGGAQG encoded by the coding sequence ATGAGCGAAATCACCACCACGCCGCGGATGCCGCGACGCGCGTTGCGCGCGCTCAGCGAATTCTTCCGCCTCGAAGCCGCCGGCGGCATCGTCCTGATCGCCGCCGCGGTCCTGGCCCTGATCGCCGCCAATTCGCCGCTGCACGCGGCCTACGAAGCCTTCCGCGAGATCCCGGTGCAAGTGCGCGTCGGCGCGCTCGACATCAGCAAGCCGCTGCTGCTGTGGATCAACGACGGGCTGATGGCGATCTTCTTCCTGGTCGTCGCCCTGGAAATCAAGCGCGAGGCGCTCAGCGGGCAATTGGCCGAGCGCTCGCAGCTGGTGCTGCCGATGGTGTGCGCCATCGCCGGCGTGGTCGTGCCGGCGCTGCTGTTCTTCGCCTTCAACCGGGACGACCCGGCGGCGATGCGCGGCTGGGCGGTGCCGACCGCGACCGACATCGCCTTCGCCCTGGGCGTGCTCGCGCTGCTGGGCTCGCGCGTGCCGGCGGCGATGAAGCTGCTGCTCTCGACCATCGCCGTGGTCGACGATCTGATCGCGATCCTCATCATTGCGTTCTTCTATTCGCACGGGCTGTCGGTGACCGCGCTGATCTGGGCGGCGGTGGCGTTGGCGGCGATGTGGCTGCTCAACCGGCGCGGGGTCAAATCGCTGGGGCCGTATCTGGCGCTGGGCGTGGTGCTGTGGGTGTGCGTGCTCAAGTCCGGCGTGCATGCGACCTTGGCCGGCGTCGCCACCGGCCTGCTGATTCCGCACGTCGACAAGCGCAACAACATCGACGACGAAACAGAACATTCGCCGCTGGAAACCCTCGAACACGCGCTGCACCCGTGGGTGGCCTACGCGATCCTGCCGCTGTTCGCCTTCGTCAACGCCGGCTTGTCGCTGGGCGGGATCGAGATGAAGGACATGCTGGCGGCGCTGCCGATGGGCGTGGTGATCGGCCTGGTGGTCGGCAAGCCGATCGGCATCGTCGGCGCGGCGTTGCTGATGCGCGCGCTGGGTTGGGCCCGCTTCCCCGCCGGCATGGACCTGCGGGCGATGATCGGCCTGGGCCTGATGTGCGGCATCGGCTTCACCATGAGCTTGTTCATCGCGTCCCTGGCCTACCAGGATCCGCTCTTGTACGAGGAAGCCGTCCTCGGCATCCTCGGCGCTTCGCTGCTGTCGGCGGTGATCGGTTATTTCTGGCTGCGCGCGGTGTTGCCCGCACGCGGCGGCGCCCAGGGTTAA
- a CDS encoding NAD-dependent epimerase/dehydratase family protein, with translation MKHALVFGGSGQIGLPLLQRLYQDGWRVTAISRGEQTDWPGLHWLQGDLQDMPELPKRVDAIFSCGPLLKFAKWYEASGIEASRVIAFGSTSAETKRGSADAEERRVAGELREGEATLFAAAQPRSDAATVLRPTLIYGAGRDATLTRIAQLAQRLRYFPLPRGADGLRQPVHVDDLADAAFAALSAPASFGHTYAVPGGETLSYRDMVARTLDCLRPPVRLIELPSPLFNLALLAAQATGRATGLGEAAVRRMRSDMAFDAGPAQRDFGYAPRPFLPSAEMFEPPRA, from the coding sequence ATGAAGCACGCATTGGTGTTCGGCGGCAGCGGCCAGATCGGCCTGCCGCTGTTGCAGCGGTTGTATCAGGACGGCTGGCGGGTCACCGCGATTTCGCGCGGCGAACAGACCGACTGGCCCGGCCTGCACTGGCTGCAGGGCGATCTGCAGGACATGCCCGAACTGCCCAAGCGCGTGGACGCGATCTTCAGCTGCGGGCCGCTGCTGAAGTTCGCGAAGTGGTACGAGGCCTCGGGCATCGAGGCCAGCCGCGTGATCGCGTTCGGTTCGACCAGCGCCGAGACCAAGCGCGGTTCGGCCGACGCCGAGGAACGCCGGGTCGCCGGCGAACTGCGCGAAGGCGAGGCGACCTTGTTCGCCGCCGCGCAACCGCGCAGCGACGCGGCCACGGTGCTGCGGCCCACCTTGATCTACGGCGCCGGCCGCGACGCCACCCTGACCCGGATCGCGCAACTGGCCCAGCGCCTGCGCTATTTCCCGCTGCCGCGCGGCGCCGACGGCCTGCGCCAGCCGGTGCACGTGGACGATCTGGCCGACGCCGCCTTCGCCGCGCTGAGCGCGCCGGCGAGTTTCGGCCACACTTACGCCGTGCCGGGCGGCGAGACCTTGAGTTACCGCGACATGGTCGCGCGCACGCTGGACTGCCTGCGTCCGCCGGTGCGCCTGATCGAACTGCCGTCGCCCTTGTTCAACCTCGCCCTGCTCGCCGCGCAAGCCACCGGCCGCGCCACCGGCCTCGGCGAAGCGGCGGTGCGGCGCATGCGCAGCGACATGGCCTTCGACGCCGGCCCCGCGCAGCGCGATTTCGGCTACGCGCCGCGGCCCTTCCTGCCGAGCGCGGAGATGTTCGAGCCGCCGCGCGCTTGA
- a CDS encoding DMT family transporter, whose protein sequence is MPARDLLLLLLVVLSWAINFLTSALALREIPPFLFTALRFALLALPLAFFLKRPAPGQWPRLIAVCLCIGVMHFGLSFSALKAAGDLSSPAIVMQSYVPMTALLAWWLLGERFAWRTGVAIAISFGGVLVLGFDPMVLDHPLAVVLMLVSAAFLALGTVLMKGLRGLDMFSQQGWTALIAVTPLLAISLCLEPGGLAALPSVSWVAWAGALYAAFVSSLLGHGLYYVLVQRHPVAQVTPWLLLAPVVAIGLGIAFWGDRPGPSLWIGGAMVLGGVLLIALRNLAKSRAR, encoded by the coding sequence ATGCCCGCCCGCGATCTGCTCCTGCTGCTGCTCGTCGTCCTGTCGTGGGCGATCAACTTCCTGACCTCGGCGCTGGCGCTGCGCGAGATTCCGCCGTTCCTGTTCACCGCGCTGCGCTTCGCCTTGCTGGCGCTGCCGCTGGCGTTCTTCCTCAAGCGTCCCGCGCCGGGGCAATGGCCGCGGCTGATCGCGGTGTGCCTGTGCATCGGCGTGATGCATTTCGGCCTGAGCTTCAGCGCGCTGAAGGCCGCCGGCGATCTGTCCTCGCCGGCCATCGTCATGCAGAGCTATGTGCCGATGACCGCGCTGCTGGCGTGGTGGCTGCTCGGCGAACGCTTCGCCTGGCGCACCGGCGTCGCCATCGCGATCAGCTTCGGCGGCGTGCTGGTGCTCGGCTTCGATCCGATGGTGCTCGATCACCCGCTGGCGGTGGTGCTGATGCTGGTCTCGGCCGCGTTCCTGGCCCTGGGCACGGTGTTGATGAAAGGCTTGCGCGGGCTCGACATGTTCAGCCAGCAAGGCTGGACCGCATTGATCGCGGTGACGCCGCTGCTGGCGATCAGTCTGTGCCTGGAGCCCGGCGGCCTCGCCGCATTGCCGTCGGTGAGCTGGGTCGCGTGGGCCGGCGCGTTGTACGCCGCGTTCGTGTCCTCGCTGCTCGGCCACGGCTTGTACTACGTGCTGGTGCAGCGCCATCCGGTCGCGCAGGTGACGCCGTGGCTGTTGCTGGCGCCGGTGGTCGCGATCGGATTGGGCATCGCGTTCTGGGGCGACCGGCCGGGGCCGAGTTTGTGGATCGGCGGCGCGATGGTGCTCGGCGGCGTGTTGTTGATCGCGCTGCGGAATCTGGCCAAGTCGCGGGCGCGCTGA